A segment of the Coleofasciculus sp. FACHB-T130 genome:
GCTTATTTGCAAAACTTAAAGCACTTACTTTGTCTTTGACGCCAACCACCATCAACATCCGGACTTCCGGTGACGATTTGGGGGGTGTCGCTTGTGCCGGTTTTACAGTCGGTGATGGCAGAACGGCAAACATCACGCTACCCAGCCAAGGCTTAACATCTTTTTCATAATTGATGTTGGATTCAGTCAACATCTCTTTGTTGAAATCCTTCAGCCCTTTATCAACCAATTTTTGGGCTTCCGGAGTCCCAAACTGTTGCAATTGCGCCCAGTTTTTCGGATCGGTGGAGACAAAACCCGCCATTAATGCTTCATCTGGCACTACTTTGGCACTTGCAAGAGGGCTGGTTGCATCGCTAAAAGCACCCTTCAAGTAAAGATAAGTACCGATGCCTCCCGCTACTACAACGGCAGTGCCAACAATAATAGGAACTATACGATTTGGTCTTCTTTCAGACATTTAAATTTTTCCTTAGATTATTACTGCTTGTGATTGTTATCGATACATCCACAAATGGCATTGTGGATTTTGCGGATTTAGCGGGAATCGCTGTAAGGAAAATTCGTAATTTTGCTTAGTCATGATTCCTACTAAAAGGATTGTTATTGGAATACTTCAACCTGATTTGGATAAACTCCGCAAACCAGAAATATGAAGTTTAAATACAAAAATCGCCTGCTGATACGAAGTGAGAGGTTTCGCGTCAGATAAGGCTAAGCGATCGCGCTCTAAAATTCTTTCAACAATAAATTCCCTCTCCTCTTTCACTTAGTAGGGGCGTGTTTATGCCCCTACTAAATGTCGCAATGCCTCGATATTTTCTGTGACTGTATGAAACCACCTTGGCTCTCGAAAAGCGGAGAGGGAGCTGGGGGCAAGGTTCCGGTTGTGTTGAAATCCATTGAGAGCCGTTCTATATCTGGTGATGGCAGTTAGACTAAAAGCGGAAACAGATAGAGTTTTAAGTAGGGATGGATGCTGTGGAAGTGACACAGGCAGTCAAGCAGCGGGTACAGGAACTGCGACAGTTGTTGGACAAAGCTAGTTATGCCTACTATGTCCAGGATGCTCCCATCATGGAGGATGCCATCTATGACCGGCTGTATCGGGAACTGCAAGACTTAGAAGCCCAGTATCCAGAACTGGTAACACCGGACAGCATCACTCAGCGCGTGGGTGAGAAACCGGCAACTCAGTTTTCCTCGGTGCGGCACAATATCCCTCTCTATAGTTTGGAAAATGCCTTTAATATTCAGGAATTTGCCAAATGGCAGGAACGCTGGCGGCGACAAGTCCCCGAACTCAATGCTTTTGAATATGTCGCGGAGTTGAAAATTGATGGTTCTGCGATCGCTCTCACCTATGAAAATGGCATTTTGGTGAGAGGGACGACGCGGGGGGATGGCATCGCGGGGGAAGATATTACTCAGAATGTGCGGACAATTCGCGCTATTCCCTTGCGATTGAATTTAGAAAGCCCTCCCACTCACGTAGAAGTTCGCGGCGAGGCGTTTTTAGGCTTAGATGTGTTTAAGCAAATTAATCAGGAACGGCAGCAAGCTGGCGAGCAGTTATTTGCCAATCCTCGCAATGCAGCGGCGGGAACCTTGCGGCAATTAGACTCTCGGATTGTGGCAAAGCGGCGGCTAGATTTCTTTGCCTATACGTTGCAAATTCCTGGGAAGCATGATGCCGAGGTTGCCCGAACTCAGTGGGAATCGTTGGAATTGCTGCAACAAATGGGATTTAAGGTGAATCCCAATCGCAAGCTTTGCCAGTCTTTAGAAGATGTTCGGGATTATTATGACGAGTGGAATACGGGGCGATTAAATCTACCCTATATGACCGATGGGGTCGTCGTGAAGCTCAATTCGATTCCGCTTCAGGAACAGTTGGGATTTACGCAAAAGTTTCCCCGTTGGGCAGTGGCGCTGAAATACGCGGCGGAAGAGGCACCAACGCGAGTGGAAAATATTTCTATCAATGTGGGGCGAACGGGGGCGCTGACGCCGTTGGCAGAGTTGCAGCCAGTGCAATTAGCTGGGACAACTGTACAAAGAGCCACATTGCACAATATTGATTATGTGCGATCGCTTGATATTCGGATTGGCGATACGGTGATTATCCACAAAGCCGGGGAAATCATTCCCGAAGTGGTGCGCGTACTGCCAGAACTCCGCCCAGAGGGAACTCAACCCTTCCAAATGCCCACCTGTTGCCCGGTGTGCAATCAGCCAGTGGTAAAACCTGTTGATGAGGCGGTAACGCGCTGCGTGAATGCTTCTTGTCCCGCCATTCTCAAAGGGGCGCTGGTTCACTGGGCAAGCCGTAATGCACTGGATATTAACGGCATGGGCGAAAAATTAATGCACCAGTTGGTGGATAAAGGAGTGGTGAATTCGGTTGCAGATTTATACGATTTAACCGCTGATAGGTTGGGAACTTTGGAACGGATGGGTAAGAAGTTAGCCCAGAAATTGGTGGATGCGATCGCGCACTCAAAAACTCAGCCTTGGTCGCGGGTATTATACGGTTTGGGGATTCGTCACGTCGGCAGTGTCAATGCCCAAACTTTAACTCAAAAATTCACCACCGTTGAGCAACTCGCTACGGCATCCGCAGCGAATATTGAAGCAGTGTACGGCATTGGCCCAGAAATTGCCCACGCTGTTTACGACTGGTTTCAAGTCCCGGCGAATCAGGCGTTAATTGACAGACTGAAAGCATCGGGTTTGCAACTCGCCGGTGACATAGAAGCCCCATCCACAGAAAGTAGAAGCGTTCCCTCGCCCCTACAAGGCAAAACCTTTGTGATTACTGGCACATTGCCGACTCTCAAGCGCGACGAGGCGAAAGCGTTGATTGAAAAAGCCGGTGGTAAAGTCACGGGTTCCGTTAGCGCTAAAACCGACTACTTACTGGTAGGGGAAGATGCGGGTTCCAAGTTAGAAAAGGCTGAAGCGTTGGGAATCACCCAACTGAGTGAAGCCGAACTGCTGGAAATCGTCGAAGATTAGATGTCAACAGCAAACACACAAAGGAAAGATTGTAGGAGCGTGCGGCACAAAACGTATCGCTCCTTTTCCCTTTTTATCAGAATATACCAATGCCACTTCACGCTAGTTCCGGTAGATGGCGATTAGGGCTAGCCTTATCGCTTGTAACTGTATTTTTGTGGGGAATTCTGCCCATTGCCTTGACGGTAACGCTACAGGTACTCGATGTTTACACCGTCACTTGGTTTCGCTTTTTGGTATCCTTTGGGCTGCTAGCCATTTATTTAGCCGCACGCAAGCAACTACCACCTGTCGAAAAATTGCGCTCAATGCCGCTGGGGTTGTTAGCGATCGCTATCTTATTTTTAGCAGCTAATTACATTCTTTTCCTACAAGGTTTACACCAAACTTCACCCGCTAACGCCCAAGTTCTCATTCAACTCGCTCCAGTTTTAATGGGTTTAGGAGGATTGGTTGTTTTCAAAGAACGTTATACCCTGCGTCAATGGGCGGGCTTAAGCGTCCTCACCTTAGGTTTTGCGCTGTTCTTTCACGAACAATTAGCCAACTTAATTACAGCACAAGGCAAATATTTAATCGGCTGCGGATTAATCTTTTTTGCAGCAGTAACCTGGGCGATTTATGCTTTAGCTCAGAAGCAGCTTTTGCAAAAATTACCGTCTTCAAATATTATGCTGCTGATTTATGGAGGCTGTGCGATTTTGTTTAGCCCATTTGCGGCACCTCAACCCATTCTGACGCTGAATCCTTTACATTTAGGAATGCTGCTTTTCTGTGCTTTGAATACCATCATCGCTTACGGTGCTTTTGCTGAATCTTTGGAACACTGGGAAGCATCGCGAGTAAGTGCAGTCTTAGCAACAACTCCCATTGTCACTTTAATCTCTGTATCAGCAGTTTCAAGGTTTTTACCAACCCTAATTGCCCCAGAACGCCTCACTGTTTTAGGAGTCGTAGGGGCAATTTTTGTAATATCTGGTTCGATAGCGATCGCCTTAGGGAAAGCCCGTTGAATGCATAATCAAGCGAAATAAAAAGAGCGCTCGCCCTTTTTATTCCGCTCTTTACCTCAATATCTCTTCTATGGCTTAATCAGACGCCTAGTTTGTGTTGCATGGCGATAGTTAGCCATCAGTTTTTCTCGCTGTTGATATGGATAATACATGATAGCAGCTAAGGATAAACTGGTTCCTAGTAAGGATAAAAACAGAAAGAAATTGAAGAAGCCGATATTGAATCCTGTCCCTAAGCTCATGCCGAAACCTGTTATTAAAAGTGCGCTGCCAATGGCAATCTTTTCAGGAAATCCCCTTTCTTTATAATTTTTAATTACTGCCCCATTTAGGAAGCCAATTACTAGACCTGCCAAGGTTCCCAAGGCAGTAATCGCCGCCGGTAAGAACCCTGATGACAACAAAACAACTAACATTGTCACAGTGGTCAACCAAGCTGCAATCTTTATGCCTAGCACAGTTCTGATGCCAACTGCTGCCAGTAGAGTTCCGGCGCTAAACCAAGCCAAAAATACCGCGATTACTCCAACTTCAAAAATTGCTACAGATGTCCAAGAGGTAAATTTGAATAGAATTGCGACCATCCAAGCGATCGCACCTGTCCAAAATCCAGTCATTGCTAAAGCAATTCCTAATAGCAAAGCCATTGAAATATAAGGCGGCTTTGGAGTTTCAAGCAGAGTTGTGCGAACTGTAATCGTGAGCGGGTAAGTTTCTGGGGAAGAATTGGTGTGTAATAAAATCTGACGACTATAGGTTTTATCTGCCATCAACTTATTTGTATTCACGGTGATTTTGCAATCAGCATGATTACCCTTAAATGTGGCTGGTTCAAAGGAAATCCAAGCATGAGAATTGGAATAGCGCGGATCGCTGTCGTGGGGGGCTACTTCCCAAGTCCCTTCTAGCAAAGTGTCTGGCACGGAATTATTAACCCTAACGGTTTGAGTTAATTTTTCGCCTAGTTGTGTTGTTTTTAATTCCAGAGCCAGTTGGCTAAATTTAACTTCCGGTAAACGATTAACATAAATCGGCTTGAGAGCTTCCAAAGCAGCCGTAGCATTAGGGAAACGGTCTTTTGCTTTGGGTTCGACCATTTTTGAGAGCCAATCCACAAAACGCAGGCTCAGCTTGGGAAGCAGCGGCTTGAAATTAAGGCGACCATCTTCATCAAATAAGGTGTCAATTGCCGTTGATTTTGTCCCAGTTAATAAGCAAATGAGTGTTGCGCCTAAACCATATAAATCTGTCGCTTCGTTTAGCTGGCGGTTGTATATCTGTTCGGGTGCCATAAACCCAAATGTCCCGGCGGCGACGCTGCTCATTGCCATTTCCCCACTGCCAATTCGAGCTAAGCCAAAATCCACCAGATAAACATTTAGTTGTTCGTCTACGAGGATATTTTCAGGTTTAATATCCCGATGAATTACAGATGGAATCCGATTTTGTAAATAAACAAGAATTTCTAGGACAGAAGCAGCAATTTTCTGGATGTCATCCGGGTCAAAACTGCGCGGAGAGGATAAAGGCAGGGCGTCTTTATGCTCCTGCACCATACAAAAGCCAGATGGGGTTTCAAAAGAATCGAGATAACGGGGAATTCCCGGATGATCGAGTCCTCGCAAGACTTGAATCTCGCGCTCGTAAGCTTTAAAACCCGACCATTCAGACCCAACTTGGGCAAATAGAAATCGCTTCAGGATGACTGACTGTTCTGTGACGTTATCCTTTGCCAGATAAGTGATGCGACCCCCGGCGCGATTGCGCCCAAGTTCTCGAAGGGTCTGATAGCGGGGACGGGGACTCGAAGTGTGTGAGGAGTTGCTCATGACAGCAAACAATGCAGGTAGATGGCGTCTATTCTAGGCGATCGCTTTCCTTGCCTTGTTCTCCTTCGCGCCCTCTGCGCCTAGAGTGGTTCAAACTTCCACCAATGCTAACTCCTCTTGTTCAACCTCCTGCCAAGTAGAATTAGCCAGTCGTTCAATCGCCCGATCGATCGTCTCCAACCCCTGCTCAAGGTTTTCGATCACCGCTAGATGTCCGCGCAACTCCGCAGCACCGGCAAAACCCTTGGCATACCAAGTCATGTGTTTTCGTGCCTGCCGAATGCCGCGATCGCCTTTATATTCCCACAAAGCTTGCAGATGTTCTTTGGCACATTCCAACCGTTGTATCGGCGTTGGTGGCGTCTTTTCTTGCCCAGTTTTTAGGAAATAGTCAATTTCTCCCACTAAAAAGGGATAACCCAGAGTTCCCCGCGAACACATCACCCCATCTGCGCCGGTTTGTTCCAAACACTTCACCGCCGCTTCCACGGAAAACATATCGCCATTGGCAATCACTGGAATCGAGAGAATTTCCTTCACTTTCCCAATCCACTCCCACTTGGCAGGACCAGTGTAACCTTGGGAACGGGTGCGACCGTGGACTGTAATCATTTGCGCCCCCGCATCTTCCATCCGTTTGGCAAAGTCCAGAATATTAATTTCCTTATCTGTCCAACCGATGCGGGTTTTCACCGTCACCGGCACATTCACCGCCTTCACGACCGCCCGGACAATTGCCTCAGCGACCTCTGGTTGCCGCAACAACGAAGAACCGCCACCATTTTTGGTAATTTTGTTGACCGGGCATCCCATGTTGATATCAACCGTATCAGCGCCCTCTTCCACAGCCATTACAGCCGCTTCTGCCAAGAAATCGGGGCGACAGTCAAACAACTGAATGCTAATCGGTCTTTCGTTCGGATCTACCTCCATAATCTTGGGGAGTTCCTTCACGTAATGGAGTCCCGTCGCGTTCACCATCTCGGTGTACATCATCGAGTCAGGTGCATGGCGACGCACCAAGCGACGAAACACCATATCGGTAACGCCAGAGAGGGGCGATTGTAAAACCCGGCTTCTGACTTCAAAAGAGCCAATTTTCAGCGGTGTCGAGAGTCGGGATTGCAGAGTAGGAGAAAGAGTAACCATAGGTTTTATCGCGGTCAACCGGGCTTTTTCATTTTACGAGCGATCGCTGTTGAACCATTTGAGCTTCATGGCGATCGCCCCTATCTTTATTGTGAATCGCGATCGCTCACGATAACGGCACCTGAGGGCGACTGGCATCTGAAGTTGCTTCCTCATCCCATCGGTTGCCCAGTGTTGCTAAGCGATCGCGGTACTCGATGCGGCTTACCCAATCTTCGGGCCATGCTGCCATCCCTAAATAGGCTCCGGCGAAAGCACCCGTGAGGCAGGCGATAGAGTCTGAATCGCCTGCGGTGAGTGCCGCACGCCGGAGCGCCGCTACTGGCTCTTCAGGAAACAGTAGAAAGCACAGTAGACCTGTGGCAAAGGCTTCTTCTGCGATCCATCCTTCCCCCGTTGCTAAACAGGGGTCTGCATCCCGGTTCGGTTCTGCCAAGGCGGCATCCAGACGATCAAGGATGGACAAACATTCATCCCAGCCACGACTGATAAATTCCTCTGGTGTATTGATAGAGGGACGTTGCCAGAGCAACCCCAGCCAGTTGGCATGGTAGATCGAGCGTTGCTCCTCAGCATAGGCGCGAAGTCGAGAAGGTAGCCCTTTGGGATCGCCACCCGCTACCAGGTCAGCGATCGCTCTAGCAGTTAAATCTGAGGCGGCAAGAGCGGTGGGGTGCCCGTGGGTCAAAGCTGCCTGGAACTGAGCGATCGCGGCGCGGGTCGTTTCGTTCAAATTCTTGACGAGTCCCACGGGTGCCACCCGCATATTGGCTCCACAACCCTTTGAGTTTGCCACCGTTGCCTGCTGCCACGGCAGGTCAGTCGCCAAGTTAGCGCAGGCATTTAGACAAGTTCTTCCCGGTGCCCGGTTATTGTCGGGGCTGCACCACCAGTCGATAAAGGCGCGGCGCAGAGGCGGCTCTAAGTTGTCAGCGAGAAAAGGCGACGTTACTTCTAGGAGTGCCTCTCCAACCGCTAAAGTCATCTGCGTGTCATCTGTAACGCAAGCCGGATTGCCCATTGGTTGCTGCGGCCCTTGGGGTGGGAAGCGGCGCAGGATCTCCTCAACATTGAGAAACTCAGTTACGGCACCAAGCGCGTCACCAAAAGCTAAACCAAACAGGCATCCAGAAGCACGGCCCATAGCTAGTACAACTCTTCTTTTTTAGAAATTCCGAACGATGGCTCGAAAATCGCATCCTTTGTAATACATATAATACAAGCTTTGAGAACGAACTAATCGTGAATGATTTAGGTGGTGTTGGTAGAGAGTCCAATGAGCTAATCGCGATCGCGTTGAATTCCTCTAGACGGCAAATACACCTATTTAATTACGGCTTGCCCCCATACCTAAAGCCCCTGATTTCCTTACAGTAGACACAGTGAAAGCAATCAGCAGATGTTAAGTGATTGAGCCAAAGGGGATGCCTCCTGAAGGTTAACCGTCCTTCCTCAGGTTCGGAAAACCCCACAACACCAGAGTGGCTAATCCCGCACACTATATAGATCGGTACGCACGCACCAATGGTTATTAAATCTGGAAAGAGCTGCTGATTTAACCCGGTTGGTTCAATTTGTAGTTCCGTATCCGCCCTCAAAAGTTTTTGTAGTTATTAGGAAGCCGAAATACCCCTATGGCAAAAGTAGTTGGAATTGACTTAGGTACGACAAACTCCTGCGTAGCAGTGATGGAAGGTGGTAAACCCACCGTGATCGCTAACGCAGAAGGTTTTCGGACAACCCCCTCTGTCGTAGCATTTGCCAAAAATGGCGATCGCTTAGTGGGTCAAATCGCCAAGCGTCAATCGGTGATGAACCCCGAAAACACCTTCTATTCGGTAAAGCGTTTTATCGGACGCAAGTTTGAAGAAATCACCCACGAAGCCACCGAAGTTTCTTACAAAGTGCTGCGCGATAGCAACGGCAACGTTAAGCTAGACTGCCCCGCTCAGAGCAAGCAGTTTGCACCAGAAGAAATTTCTGCCCAAGTGCTTCGCAAGCTGGTGGATGATGCCAGCAAGTACCTTGGAGAGACCGTTACCCAAGCTGTAATCACCGTTCCCGCTTACTTCAACGACTCCCAGCGCCAAGCTACCAAAGATGCTGGTAAGATTGCCGGGATTGATGTAATGCGGATTATCAACGAGCCGACCGCCGCTTCCTTGGCATACGGACTCGAAAGAAAGGCCAACGAAACCATTCTGGTATTTGACCTGGGTGGCGGTACCTTCGACGTATCCATCCTGGAAATGGGCGATGGCGTATTTGAAGTGTTAGCGACCTCTGGCGACACTCACCTGGGTGGTGACGACTTCGACAAGAAAATCGTTGATTACTTAGCCGAAGAATTCAGAAAATCTGAAGGCATTGACCTCCGCAAAGACCGTCAAGCCCTCCAGCGTCTCACCGAAGCCGCTGAAAAAGCCAAGATTGAGTTATCTAGCGTCACACAAGCGGAAATCAACCTGCCATTTATCACCGCTACCCAGGATGGTCCAAAGCACCTGGATATGACCCTGACTCGCGCTCAGTTTGAAGGACTCTGCGCTGACTTGATCGATCGCTGCCGCATTCCTGTGGAGAACGCCCTGCGCGACGCCAAGCAAGACAAGAGTGCAATTAATGAAGTCGTGCTGGTCGGTGGTTCTACCCGGATTCCTGCCGTACAAGAACTGGTGAAGCGGGTTTTGGGCAAAGAACCCAATCAAACCGTCAACCCGGATGAAGTGGTAGCTATCGGTGCCGCAATTCAAGCCGGTGTCCTCACAGGTGAAGCTGGAACTGAAGGACTGTTGCTACTCGACGTTACCCCGCTGTCTTTGGGTGTGGAAACCCTCGGTGGCGTGATGACCAAGATTATCCCCCGCAACACCACGATTCCTACCAAGAAGTCTGAGGTCTTCTCTACTGCTGTAGATAATCAGACCAACGTAGAAATCAAGATTCTGCAAGGCGAACGGGAGATGGCGGCGAACAACAAAGAGTTGGGGATCTTCCGTCTGGATGGAATTCCTCTGGCTCCTCGTGGAATGCCACAAATTGAAGTTACCTTCGATATTGACGCCAACGGTATCCTGAACGTCACCGCTAAGGATCGCGGTACTGGTAAAGAGCAATCAATCAGCATCACGGGTGCTTCCACCCTGCCCCAAAACGAAGTGGAGCGGATGGTTAAGGAAGCCGAACAAAATGCCTCCACTGACCGGGAGCGTCGTGAGAAGATTGACCGCAAGAACCAAGCTGACTCCCTCGTGTACCAAGCTGAGAAGCAAATGGCTGACTTGGGCGACAAGGTTCCCGCTGCTGACAAGAGCAAAGTCGATGGATTGGTCAAAGACCTGCGCGATGCGATCGCTAAAGAAGACGATGATCGCATCAAGACGCTCACCACAGAGCTACAGCAGGCTCTCTACACCATCGGCACGAACATCTATCAACAAGCAGGCGGCGCAGGTGCAGCTCCTGGCGATGGCACCGGCACCCCTGGTGGTGGTGGTTCCAGTCAGTCCACTGGTACTGGGGATGATGTAATTGATGCTGATTTTACGGAAAGCAAGTAATTAGCTAAGTGCTAAGTGCTAAGTGCTAATTGCTAATAAGGGTTGATGAATTGCTTCTGGGCGCTCATCAGCCCTTTTTTTGACAAAAAGACGCAGGGTTACTTTCTGCTTGTGTCAAAAAGACCCGCTTCTGCGGAGCGGGTCTAGTCTAAGATGCTAGGTTTCGTGTCTCAACCCAGCCTACTACTGCTTTGCGTCAACTTTTGCGTTAGCGAAGCGGCGCGACAGCGCTACCTTTGCGTTTAAAACAGATAAAATTATCTGTACTATTCCACGGGGAAGGCACCAGGTTGTACTTGGACAGTTTCAGTCCGACCGCTACGGTTGACCTCTACTTCTAATCTGGAGCCGACGCTACTCGCTTCTACCCGTTCTTGCACTTGATCGGCACTTGCGACCGCTTGACCGCCAACTTTCTGGATCACATCTCCTGCACGCAAGCCAGCGCGTTCTGCGGGTGAGTTTTTGACCACCCGAACGATGACAACGCCTTTATCCTGCGTAACTTTGAAGCCTGCCTCATTGTCTTTGTTAATGTCGTCTTTTAGTTCCGGCGTCAGCGTTACCATTTGAATTCCCATGTAGGGATGCTCGACGCGACCTTTGCTAAATAGCTGATTGGCGACTCGTTCGGCGGTTTCAATCGGGATGGCAAAACCGAGTCCTTGAGCATTCGCGCGAATGGCTGTATTAATCCCAATCACTTCACCCCTGGCATTTAACAAGGGGCCACCAGAGTTACCGGGGTTGATAGCGGCATCGGTTTGGATAAATCTGACTCGCTTATCCGGGACACCTACCTGCGAACTGGAGCGACCCGTCGCGCTGACGATACCCACCGTCACCGTGTTATCTAGACCGAGGGGATTGCCAATTGCGATCGCCCACTGTCCCGGTATTAAGTTATTCGAGTCTCCCAAGCGTACCGTCGGCAACTTTGTCGCATCAATTTTGACAACTGCCACATCCGTAACCGGATCGGCTCCCACCACTCGACCTTCCATCGTCCGACCATCTTTGAGCGTCACCTTGACCTTATCTGACCCCGCGACAACGTGGGCATTTGTCATTAAGCGACCATCAGCACTGAGAATGAAGCCAGATCCGGTACCTCGTTCCACCCGTTCTTCCGGAACCGGCGTTTCGTTCCCAAAAAATCGTCGGAAAAACGGGCTTCTGAAAGTATCTGGAATGTCCTGCGATACGGTACGAGCCGCATCAATTCGCACGACAGCAGGGCCAACTTTTTCGGCTGCTTCGGCAATAAAATTCAGGTTCTCTTGGGGAGCGCGATTCTGGGGCGGGGAGATTTGCTGTAGCGCGGCTGGAATCGCTGATGGGATTCTGCCTTCGACACTGGGGTTGTCTGCTGCGAAATGGCGACTGGCATATATTCCTGCACCACCGCCGATAGCCAGCAAAGCTAGATAAGTGGTCAGCTGTTTGACAAGTAAACTCATGGTCTTTGGGCTGAAGGACAGCAATACAGGTAATAATTCCACTCTAATCAAAAAATGCTGTGGATGAGCAGCATTTGGGTAGAGTTTTAACTGGGTTTCAAGATATTGGGGTGCCCAAGAGGAGGCACAAACAGCGCATCAGAGTGCATACGCGATCGCTTGGTCTGTCAAGTTGGCGTTACCACTACTCAAGGATAAAGCCAACACTGGACACACCCGATTCCCTGGGCTAAGACAGTGTAAACACTGTCCGTACATCTACTTACCTTGTCAGCCATGCAACTCCAGAAAATCAGCCTTGCCGGGGTGCAAAGCCTTGTACCCTTACTGATTACTTTTGTGGCGACTGTCTTAACCCCTTTCCCAGGGAAGACGGCTGAAATTTTCCCTGGCTCTCAGATGTTGGCACAAACTCCAGAGGCTCCAGCGACCGTCAATCCGCTCAATATCGAACAAATTCGACAAGTTGCTAAGGAACACAACGCCACACTGGTTGAATACTCAATTAATTACGAGACGTTCCCCGTTCAAGGAAAAGAACAAACCCAGGAATCAGAACTGCTGATTTGGGTGGTTCAACCCACAGGTGAAATCACCTTACGACGGGTTGACCTGAGACCGTTGTGGCAGAAGCAAAATACCTCTCTCTCAGAGTTGGTGAGTAGTAGTCGTGCGGCGATGGGGATTGGGAGTGCTGCAAATAAGAGTGGCATCTTCGTAACGACAAAACAGGACAATCGCCCAAGCAAGCAGTTACAGCAACTTCATCAGCTGCTCGTTGAGCCGATTGCCGAATTGTTGCCAAAAGCTCCGAACGCTCGTGTCGCCTTTATCCCGCAAAAATCTCTGTTTCTGCTTCCCTTCGCAGCGCTGCAAGATAAACAAGGCAAATACCTGATCGAGCGACACGCAATTTTTACCGCTCCCTCAATTCAGGCGCTGGCTTTACTTTACAAGCATCGACAGCGAATCCAAGGGATTGCCAAGGATGTGCTGGTGGTGGGGAATCCGACGATGCCCCGCGTTCCTCCCAAGATAGGACAAAAGCCGGTGTTGTTACAGCAACTGCCCGGAGCGGAACAGGAAGCAAACGCGATCGCGAATCTCTTCAATACCCAAGCGCTTACCGGCGACGCAGCAACTGAGACCGCGATTGTGCAGCAAATGCCCCAAGCGCGAATTATTCATCTCGCAACGACTGGGTTAATCGATGAGGAGGAGGCATTGAGAAATGCGATCGCTTTGGCTCCCTCTAACACCGATGATGGGTTGCTGACAGCAGAAGAAATCCTGAATTTGAAGCTAAACGCTGAGTTAGTTGTCCTG
Coding sequences within it:
- a CDS encoding CHAT domain-containing protein, which gives rise to MQLQKISLAGVQSLVPLLITFVATVLTPFPGKTAEIFPGSQMLAQTPEAPATVNPLNIEQIRQVAKEHNATLVEYSINYETFPVQGKEQTQESELLIWVVQPTGEITLRRVDLRPLWQKQNTSLSELVSSSRAAMGIGSAANKSGIFVTTKQDNRPSKQLQQLHQLLVEPIAELLPKAPNARVAFIPQKSLFLLPFAALQDKQGKYLIERHAIFTAPSIQALALLYKHRQRIQGIAKDVLVVGNPTMPRVPPKIGQKPVLLQQLPGAEQEANAIANLFNTQALTGDAATETAIVQQMPQARIIHLATTGLIDEEEALRNAIALAPSNTDDGLLTAEEILNLKLNAELVVLSACDAGLGRITEDGVIGLTRSFLAAGVPSAIAPLGLISDEPTAFLMTEFYKNLQSNPDKAVALQNAMLATMKQHPNPINWAAFILIGEP
- a CDS encoding HhoA/HhoB/HtrA family serine endopeptidase; amino-acid sequence: MSLLVKQLTTYLALLAIGGGAGIYASRHFAADNPSVEGRIPSAIPAALQQISPPQNRAPQENLNFIAEAAEKVGPAVVRIDAARTVSQDIPDTFRSPFFRRFFGNETPVPEERVERGTGSGFILSADGRLMTNAHVVAGSDKVKVTLKDGRTMEGRVVGADPVTDVAVVKIDATKLPTVRLGDSNNLIPGQWAIAIGNPLGLDNTVTVGIVSATGRSSSQVGVPDKRVRFIQTDAAINPGNSGGPLLNARGEVIGINTAIRANAQGLGFAIPIETAERVANQLFSKGRVEHPYMGIQMVTLTPELKDDINKDNEAGFKVTQDKGVVIVRVVKNSPAERAGLRAGDVIQKVGGQAVASADQVQERVEASSVGSRLEVEVNRSGRTETVQVQPGAFPVE
- the dnaK gene encoding molecular chaperone DnaK codes for the protein MAKVVGIDLGTTNSCVAVMEGGKPTVIANAEGFRTTPSVVAFAKNGDRLVGQIAKRQSVMNPENTFYSVKRFIGRKFEEITHEATEVSYKVLRDSNGNVKLDCPAQSKQFAPEEISAQVLRKLVDDASKYLGETVTQAVITVPAYFNDSQRQATKDAGKIAGIDVMRIINEPTAASLAYGLERKANETILVFDLGGGTFDVSILEMGDGVFEVLATSGDTHLGGDDFDKKIVDYLAEEFRKSEGIDLRKDRQALQRLTEAAEKAKIELSSVTQAEINLPFITATQDGPKHLDMTLTRAQFEGLCADLIDRCRIPVENALRDAKQDKSAINEVVLVGGSTRIPAVQELVKRVLGKEPNQTVNPDEVVAIGAAIQAGVLTGEAGTEGLLLLDVTPLSLGVETLGGVMTKIIPRNTTIPTKKSEVFSTAVDNQTNVEIKILQGEREMAANNKELGIFRLDGIPLAPRGMPQIEVTFDIDANGILNVTAKDRGTGKEQSISITGASTLPQNEVERMVKEAEQNASTDRERREKIDRKNQADSLVYQAEKQMADLGDKVPAADKSKVDGLVKDLRDAIAKEDDDRIKTLTTELQQALYTIGTNIYQQAGGAGAAPGDGTGTPGGGGSSQSTGTGDDVIDADFTESK